From Toxorhynchites rutilus septentrionalis strain SRP chromosome 2, ASM2978413v1, whole genome shotgun sequence, a single genomic window includes:
- the LOC129767706 gene encoding cuticle protein 19-like, protein MFKIIALVACLAVIVAAIDDHHTDPKYKFEYGVKDGHTKDHKSQWEQRHGDAVKGQYTLDEADGTHRVVDYTSDHKAGFQAHVQREGHGKHPHGESYANIDQKH, encoded by the exons ATGTTTAAA ATTATCGCTCTGGTTGCCTGTCTGGCCGTCATCGTCGCTGCCATTGATGATCATCACACCGATCCTAAATACAAATTCGAATACGGTGTAAAGGACGGACACACCAAGGATCACAAGAGCCAGTGGGAACAACGTCATGGAGATGCTGTGAAGGGACAATATACTCTGGATGAAGCTGATGGAACTCATCGCGTCGTTGACTACACCTCGGATCACAAGGCCGGATTCCAGGCTCATGTTCAGCGTGAGGGACATGGCAAGCACCCACATGGAGAGAGCTATGCTAACATCGATCAAAAGCACTAG